The DNA sequence cattcgttttcctattacattatcaatccttgcatttcggcttccattagattggatgactgtttctcaatctttatgccatcctcttacaccgcatgtgataatatagtAGTAGCATGAATgctactaaatagatgatgttagaatttcattccaacaatctaattattcaccctATTCTCACATCCTTTCgttagattcagatcttatatagcTTATATAAGACAAGCcacattctgtgaatcaaGTTGATAATACTTGACGACAAGTTACTCTGCTAAAGACGTTGGATTGTGAAAATATCTGGGCTTACTGAGGAATGTGATAAAACAGAAATATCAGAGTTGCATCCGTGATAGTTTAATGGTCAGAATGGGCGCTTGTCGCGTGCCAGATCGGGGTTCAATTCCCCGTCGCggagatttttttctcgtaTGGAAACGTTGTGGATCTTACTCTGCAAACGTACTGAACTAGTAATCACTTTTAGAAAGACCATTCAACATCAACAAAAATGAATCTCAATCCCCTGAAAATATTCGAAAAATGCAGGGGTTCATTACTTCGGCACCAACGATGATGATCGGATAtaggtatatatatatttattaataGCCCTCGAACAACTCATCTATCTGTGCGATGACGTTGATATGAAGGATCTCTCCTTTCCTAGTTACTAATGAGCCCTTTTTAAACATTTCAGGTTCATTATTGTAGTTTATTCCACATTCAGAAAACAGTATTTCCTGTTTATCACTACTAAATGTTCCACATAGTTTCTTCTCGGATTCCTGGGGAGTTAAACCACACTTTATTATCAATTGCCAAAACGTTGTATTATAAAGATTGTTTATATGAGTATCGACATATCTCCAGGATAGATAATCCTTTATCGTTTGTAAATTAGGGTACGCTACACACCTTGAATCGAAGTATGGTAAATGCTTGATATCCAACGGCTTGTCCGGGAAAAATTTGGTCCATAATGCGACATAATTGgatgtaaaaaaagaaccgAATAAAGTTGCAAGcttatcttttcttctgttGAATAAAGCTGTATCTGACttcaaaataaatgaatattCGTCACTTTCCCCGAAGGCCAATATAGTATCATTTTTGTACTTAAGCAAAAGGTTCTTTGCACAGGCATTCATCAACTTCAAAGCGTTTTCATCGTTTGGCTTGGCAAACTCGTAGAACGTGGAAAATTCATGAAACTTCTTGCCATCTATTCTTACCACAATATAACACTGAGGCAAAATAACATCGTGCGTTTCAAATTGCCTCACGTATCCAAATTTAGAGTTAGCCATTTCGCCCGCATTAGGAAGTTGAATCTTCGTCCATTAATGCTTATGGGTAGCAATAActctttaaaattttttctgtatGCTCGTATCTTTAATTAATTCTCAATAAGTGATCAtagaaacaataaaaaatttcaatccGGGTAAAACACCAATAAAGAGCGAAAAAAGCGTATGAAGGACAAGGGATACTTACGCCAAAGAGAGCATAATCAATTATTAGAAGATATCAACTTGCACAGCGCCGAAATACTCAATTGGCTGtgcttcttcaaaattcaaTTAACATATACACCAAGAatcaaatttcaatttcaacttGGTCATCTCTAATCTAGGAGTTCGTTGTAGgagtaaataaaaattttgcagaaaaaaatcaacaaaCGTTAAACATGGCGAAAACCATTGAAGTTATCAGGAAGAAGGACcccaaaaagaagaatcaATCCGATCCATTGGCGAAACAAAAACttatttggaaaattggGCACGCTTTGACCTTGGTTTTtggtttattattttccatCACGTATTTCTACCATGTCctaatcttcttcaaatatcGTTCCTGGAAGTGGTTGTTCTTGAGAGTCAATAAAAACTACTCGTTTATTCAAAGTAAGAGATGGTACATGAAATTATTGAGTTGGGGCCCACAGATAATGTATCGTTTGTCATTAATTGGTGTATTTATGTCTGAGTCCGTTACAATGCAACAGAACTGGGTCGGGCTTAACCCTACCTGGAATGATTTGTTGTCTTCTGAGAACTTCCATACACTTTTGATTGCTTGTTTGTGGTTTTTTGGTGGTGGCAAGTCTTTTTACAAGATTTTACCATACATGATTTTAAGTTATCTACATTTAACTAAAATGAACTACGAATTGAATGCtgacaaagaagaaaggatCCCTTTAACACCTagagacaaaaaaatgctaCACTTGCTTGCCTATTCTGAATTGTTTGTTATCTTGGCGTTAACTCTGGACACTGTATTGTTCAAGACAGGAACATCCGGATTTATGTTAGTCATTTATGTTGGTATTTATTGGTTGCGGCTGAACTTCTCACCGTATGCCCAAGTGGCTGTTTTGGAGTTACTTGTCAAGTCTGAAAAATACGTTcccaaaaaatatagagGCAAATGGCAAGTTATAAAGAACTTTGTTtatatgaaaatgaaagagCACGGAAAGAGAACAGAAGAAGTTGCCAGATACGCTTAAGAAATTATTTAACCAAAGATGAGCAGAAGTCGTGTTAGTTTACTTATTTGTCCCTCCTCTTACTTCTTTTTGGGCCACTGACATTCGTACAGAAGTAGACGGCCCATTATATACAGTTTATTCAATCATATCAAGTATTGTTTTATACTCATTTCTAACCTTTCAACCGTTAATGCTCAATTTTCTAGACCATCATATGTATCACTACTTCCTGAATGATGCCTTTTATAACACAAATGTAGACGCGCAAATAAACatacataaaaatattattgaaaatacAGATTATTTAAATTATATAACCCGTTCCCAGTTTATTCAGAAGCAGTAGCTCTGGTGTAGATAGCTTGCTTGGAGTGCTTGGAGATTGGCTTGATGATaccttctttttccaagTGTCTCAAAGCAATTCTAGCTAAAGAACCACCGATCTTTAATCTATCGACCAAAACAGAGACAGAGACGTATCTGTAAGTTGGGACCTCCTTCAAGATCCTGTcgtatttttcttggtcTAAGATGACAGCGTGTTGAGCTCTGTCTTTCATGGACTTTTTGGACCACTTCTTCTTAGACTTCTTACCACCAGCAAGGGCGGCAGCGGCTTTGGCAGctttagataattgttgcTTTGGAGGCATGATTTATTATATGTtctaaaatgaaataaacaGTAAAAATGTACttgttagtaaaaaaaaaactgaattCTAATAGAATTAAAGATAAAGATTACTTGCTAATGACTTgagtttgaaattgaatgaCTGGAGTTTTGACTGTAAATCATTTCGAAGTGCGTATTTTTATGCCGCAGGAATAACTCGGGCAGTTGATCTGTGCTGTAAGCCATATAGAAAGACATGTGGACAGTCATCTCGTTACGGTAGAATAGTCCTTTATGACATCTTAAATTCTGAATTGGCTAGTCATTAGTTCATCTTATCCGCCTGGTTCTGTTTCCAAATTTATAGGTACATACACTAAAACTAACTGGGCTTGGCGGTTTTTagcaagaaagaaaacgacTTCAACATTCAACAGACCATCTTAATAGTAATAAATGGTTCGTGAATTTTAGGAGATACTTGGTGAAGCGGTTCTGTCGCGCGATCCTTTCCTTAGAAGGcgtctttcatttttt is a window from the Saccharomyces paradoxus chromosome VII, complete sequence genome containing:
- the THG1 gene encoding tRNA guanylyltransferase (tRNAHis guanylyltransferase~similar to YGR024C), producing the protein MANSKFGYVRQFETHDVILPQCYIVVRIDGKKFHEFSTFYEFAKPNDENALKLMNACAKNLLLKYKNDTILAFGESDEYSFILKSDTALFNRRKDKLATLFGSFFTSNYVALWTKFFPDKPLDIKHLPYFDSRCVAYPNLQTIKDYLSWRYVDTHINNLYNTTFWQLIIKCGLTPQESEKKLCGTFSSDKQEILFSECGINYNNEPEMFKKGSLVTRKGEILHINVIAQIDELFEGY
- a CDS encoding uncharacterized protein (similar to YGR026W), with amino-acid sequence MAKTIEVIRKKDPKKKNQSDPLAKQKLIWKIGHALTLVFGLLFSITYFYHVLIFFKYRSWKWLFLRVNKNYSFIQSKRWYMKLLSWGPQIMYRLSLIGVFMSESVTMQQNWVGLNPTWNDLLSSENFHTLLIACLWFFGGGKSFYKILPYMILSYLHLTKMNYELNADKEERIPLTPRDKKMLHLLAYSELFVILALTLDTVLFKTGTSGFMLVIYVGIYWLRLNFSPYAQVAVLELLVKSEKYVPKKYRGKWQVIKNFVYMKMKEHGKRTEEVARYA
- the RPS25A gene encoding 40S ribosomal protein eS25 (Protein component of the small (40S) ribosomal subunit~similar to YGR027C); translation: MPPKQQLSKAAKAAAALAGGKKSKKKWSKKSMKDRAQHAVILDQEKYDRILKEVPTYRYVSVSVLVDRLKIGGSLARIALRHLEKEGIIKPISKHSKQAIYTRATASE